A genomic segment from Castor canadensis chromosome 1, mCasCan1.hap1v2, whole genome shotgun sequence encodes:
- the Fau gene encoding ubiquitin-like FUBI-ribosomal protein eS30 fusion protein, translating to MQLFVRAQELHTLEVSGQETVAQIKAHVASLEGIAPEDQVVLLAGTPLEEEATLGHCGVEALTTLEVAGRMLGGKVHGSLARAGKVRGQTPKVAKQEKKKKKTGRAKRRMQYNRRFVNVVPTFGKKKGPNANS from the exons ATGCAGCTCTTTGTCCGCGCCCAGGAGCTACACACCCTCGAGGTGAGCGGCCAGGAGACGGTCGCCCAGATCAAG GCTCATGTGGCCTCACTGGAGGGCATCGCCCCGGAAGATCAAGTCGTGCTCCTGGCGGGCACTCCGCTGGAGGAGGAGGCCACCCTCGGCCACTGCGGGGTGGAAGCCCTGACCACTCTGGAGGTGGCTGGCCGCATGCTTGGAG GCAAAGTCCATGGGTCCCTGGCCCGTGCTGGAAAAGTGAGAGGTCAGACGCCCAAG GTGGCCAaacaggagaagaagaagaagaagactggCCGGGCCAAGCGGCGGATGCAGTACAACCGTCGCTTCGTCAATGTTGTGCCCACCTTTGGCAAGAAGAAAGGCCCCAATGCCAACTCTTAA
- the Mrpl49 gene encoding large ribosomal subunit protein mL49 — translation MAAAVFRAALRNLGVGVRWSGGLRQLSQIQGPPDHRNFVESADEYQFVERLLPPTTIPKPPEHEHYPTPSGWQPPRDPPPNLPYFVRRSRMHNIPVYKDITHGNRQMTVIRKVEGDIWALQKDVEDFLSPLLGKTPVTQVNEVTGTLRIKGYFDEQLKAWLLEKGF, via the exons ATGGCCGCGGCCGTGTTCCGTGCTGCGCTGCGGAACTTGGGAGTCGGCGTTCGGTGGAGCGGCGGGCTACGACAGCTG AGCCAGATCCAGGGACCTCCTGATCACCGCAACTTTGTGGAGTCTGCAGATGAGTATCAGTTTGTGGAGCGCCTCTTACCCCCCACCACCATCCCAAAGCCCCCAGAGCACGAACATTATCCTACCCCTAGTGGTTGGCAGCCTCCCAGAG ATCCCCCACCCAACCTGCCTTACTTTGTGCGGCGCTCCCGGATGCACAACATCCCAGTCTACAAGGACATCACACATGGCAACCGCCAGATGACTGTGATCCGGAAGGTGGAGGGGGACATCTGG GCTCTGCAGAAGGATGTGGAAGACTTTCTGAGCCCTCTGCTGGGGAAGACACCTGTCACCCAGGTTAATGAGGTGACAGGTACTCTACGGATCAAGGGCTATTTTGATGAACAGCTTAAGGCCTGGCTTCTTGAGAAGGGCTTCTGA
- the Znhit2 gene encoding zinc finger HIT domain-containing protein 2 translates to MEPAGPCGFCPVGEAQPTRYTCPRCNVPYCSLRCYRAHGTCAEDFYRDQVLGELRGRSASPSRLAGALRRLREQREAEDEPEEAGLRPGPAPGGLSGLWERLAPAEKAAFERLLSRGEAGRLLPPWRPWWWGRGAGPLLLEELDGAPGSTPAELEAAPARTAPESGKDAAPGDAPGTGPPAVPPRIPALASLSRCPVSPLVRYQLPNVLFAYAHTLALYHGGDDALLSDFCATLLDVSGALGAQQVFSSTEEALQAAAHVLEAGEHPPGPLGTRGAMQEAARILLGQGPTNQKGYTLAALGHLAQSLGRARKQAVAKQERDRFYRARKKCQFLLAWTNENEAALTPLALDCASAYRAHTVAAEEVAALTGELERLWGGPVPPAPRTLIEELPG, encoded by the coding sequence ATGGAGCCGGCTGGGCCCTGTGGTTTCTGCCCGGTAGGGGAGGCCCAGCCGACTCGCTACACCTGCCCTCGCTGTAATGTGCCCTACTGCTCACTGCGCTGCTACCGGGCGCATGGCACCTGTGCCGAGGATTTCTACCGGGACCAGGTTCTGGGAGAGCTCCGCGGTCGCAGCGCCTCACCTAGCCGCCTGGCAGGCGCCCTACGCCGGCTGCGTGAGCAACGCGAGGCCGAGGACGAGCCCGAGGAAGCTGGCCTCCGCCCTGGCCCTGCCCCCGGCGGCCTTTCAGGACTCTGGGAACGACTTGCGCCGGCCGAAAAGGCGGCCTTCGAGCGACTGCTGAGCCGCGGGGAGGCCGGGCGACTGCTGCCCCCATGGCGGCCTTGGTGGTGGGGCCGCGGGGCCGGGCCGCTGCTTCTGGAGGAGCTGGATGGTGCCCCCGGCAGTACCCCCGCGGAGCTGGAGGCCGCTCCTGCGAGGACCGCGCCGGAATCCGGGAAGGACGCGGCCCCTGGAGACGCCCCGGGGACTGGCCCGCCCGCCGTGCCTCCCCGCATCCCCGCGCTGGCCAGCCTGAGCCGCTGCCCCGTCTCACCACTCGTGCGCTACCAGCTGCCCAACGTGCTGTTCGCTTACGCACACACTCTTGCCCTGTATCACGGCGGGGACGACGCGCTGCTCTCTGACTTCTGTGCCACACTGCTTGACGTTTCTGGAGCACTGGGCGCCCAGCAAGTCTTCTCCTCTACGGAGGAAGCTCTGCAGGCCGCAGCCCACGTGCTGGAAGCCGGCGAGCACCCACCTGGGCCCCTGGGAACACGGGGTGCTATGCAAGAGGCAGCCCGCATCCTGCTGGGACAAGGTCCGACCAACCAGAAAGGCTACACACTGGCAGCGCTAGGGCACCTGGCACAGAGCCTAGGCCGGGCGCGCAAACAGGCTGTGGCTAAGCAAGAGCGAGATCGCTTCTACCGGGCCCGGAAGAAGTGCCAGTTCCTACTGGCCTGGACCAACGAAAATGAGGCTGCCCTCACACCCCTGGCTCTAGACTGCGCCAGTGCCTATCGGGCCCATACTGTGGCAGCTGAAGAAGTGGCAGCCCTCACTGGGGAACTGGAGCGGCTTTGGGGAGGCCCCGTGCCACCTGCCCCAAGGACTCTCATTGAGGAACTCCCTGGCTGA